A genomic stretch from Sceloporus undulatus isolate JIND9_A2432 ecotype Alabama chromosome 5, SceUnd_v1.1, whole genome shotgun sequence includes:
- the LOC121931240 gene encoding multifunctional protein ADE2, with the protein MPPIQSSELKLGKKINEGKTKEVYELPSLPGCVLLQSKDQITAGNAARKDLMEGKAAISNTTTCTVFQLLKEAGIKTAFVRKHSETAFISGHCEMIPIEWVCRRIATGSFLKRNPGVKEGYRFYPPKIEMFYKDDAANDPQWSEEQLIESKFRFAGLEIGQTEVDIMAQSTQAIFEILEKAWQPQNCTLVDMKVEFGVNVVTKEIVLADVIDNDSWRLWPSGDRRQQKDKQSYRDLKEVTPEALQMVKRNFEWVAERVELLLKPQSQGRVVVLMGSTSDLAHCEKIKKACGNFGIPCELRVTSAHKGPDETLRIKAEYEGDGIPTVFIAVAGRSNGLGPVMSGNTAYPVINCPPLSGDWGAQDIWSSLRLPSGLGCSTVLSPEGAAQFAAQVFGLNNHLVWAKLRSSMLNTWISLKQADKKMREDTA; encoded by the exons ATGCCTCCAATCCAGTCCTCAG AACTTAAGctaggcaaaaaaataaatgaagggaAAACAAAGGAGGTTTATGAATTGCCCAGCCTCCCTGGATGCGTTCTCTTACAATCAAAAGACCAGATAACTGCTGGAAATGCAGCTAGAAAGGATCTCATGGAGGGGAAGGCTGCAATTTCAAATACCACAACATGCACTGTGTTTCAGTTGCTAAAGGAAGCTG GAATCAAAACAGCTTTTGTGAGAAAGCATAGTGAAACAGCATTTATATCTGGTCATTGTGAAATGATTCCAATTGAATGGGTTTGTAGGAGAATTGCTACAGGTTCGTTCCTGAAAAGAAACCCTGGTGTCAAGGAAGGCTACAGATTTTACCCACCTAAAATTGAGATGTTTTATAAG GATGATGCAGCAAACGATCCACAGTGGTCTGAAGAGCAACTTATTGAAAGTAAATTCCGGTTTGCTGGCCTTGAAATTGGACAAACTGAAGTTGATATTATGGCCCAGTCTACCCAAGCAATTTTTGAAATACTTGAGAAAGCATGGCAGCCTCAGAACTGTACTTTAGTAGACATGAAG GTTGAGTTTGGTGTTAATGTAGTGACTAAAGAGATTGTTCTTGCTGATGTCATTGATAATGATTCTTGGAGGTTGTGGCCATCTGGAGACAGAAGACAGCAGAAAGACAAACAG TCATACCGTGATCTCAAAGAAGTAACTCCTGAAGCATTGCAAATGGTGAAAAGAAACTTTGAATGGGTGGCTGAAAGAGTGGAG CTGTTGCTGAAACCGCAGAGCCAAGGCAGAGTGGTTGTGCTTATGGGCTCAACTTCAGATCTTGCTCACTGTGAGAAGATTAAAAAGGCATGTGGAAACTTTGGTATTCCTTGTGAGTTACGGGTGACTTCTGCTCATAAAGGACCAGATGAGACACTAAGAATCAAAGCTGAATATGAAG GTGATGGCATTCCTACAGTGTTCATAGCAGTGGCTGGGAGAAGCAATGGATTGGGACCTGTGATGTCTGGAAACACTGCATATCCTGTTATCAACTGTCCCCCACTGTCAGGAGATTGGGGTGCTCAGGATATATGGTCATCACTGAGGCTGCCCAGTG GTCTTGGTTGTTCCACTGTTCTTTCACCTGAAGGTGCTGCACAGTTTGCTGCTCAGGTTTTTGGGCTGAATAATCACTTAGTTTGGGCCAAGCTGCGATCAAGTATGTTGAATACATGGATCTCCTTGAAGCAGGCTGACAAAAAGATGAGAGAAGACACTGCATAG